In one Musa acuminata AAA Group cultivar baxijiao chromosome BXJ2-5, Cavendish_Baxijiao_AAA, whole genome shotgun sequence genomic region, the following are encoded:
- the LOC135612901 gene encoding aspartic proteinase-like protein 1, with product MEKTSFLISLAVASCLAWGARSFGLSSELVHRFSDEARTVAASRGGCGRFPVRRSEEYYRMLARSDIRRLGARYQMLFPSEGSEAVSLGNDFGWLHYTWINIGTPNVSFLVALDAGSDLLWIPCDCIQCAPLSGYHGSLDKDLGLYNPAESRTSRYLSCSHELCSLRSSCGNLKQHCPYNIKYYSENTSSSGLLVEDILHLASTEDRASVQASVIIGCGRKQSGGYLDGIAPDGLLGLGFGDISVPSFLARNGLIQNSFSLCFRDDNSGRLLFGDEGLSSQQSTPFVPLDGKYITYIIAVESLCIGSQCPGKTSFHALVDSGSSFTFLPDNVYKRVTMEFDTQVNVSRLATDNESPWEYCYEASPLGMPAVPTVKLIFGGNKSFTAVNPIFLVYDNEGELTAFCLALQSSQETLGTIGQNFMTGYHMVFDRENLKLGWSQSDCRDLDNTRRMPLSSPPHNRPENPLPTNEQHSSPNTHAVSPVVAGRAPLANSTSVSKLIDAWYCLLLLLTQLAVFAIG from the exons ATGGAGAAAACGTCGTTCTTGATCTCTTTGGCCGTCGCGAGCTGCTTGGCGTGGGGCGCCCGCTCCTTCGGGCTCTCCTCGGAGCTCGTCCACAGGTTCTCGGACGAGGCACGGACGGTAGCGGCGTCCCGAGGCGGCTGCGGCCGGTTTCCGGTCCGCCGGAGCGAGGAGTACTACCGGATGCTGGCTAGGAGCGATATCCGGCGGCTCGGGGCTCGGTACCAGATGTTGTTCCCCTCCGAGGGCAGCGAGGCGGTGTCGCTTGGCAATGACTTCGGATG GCTACATTACACATGGATCAATATTGGGACTCCTAATGTTTCCTTCCTTGTAGCATTGGATGCGGGAAGTGACTTGCTTTGGATCCCATGTGATTGCATACAATGTGCTCCTTTGTCTGGTTATCATGGCAGTTTG GATAAAGATCTTGGCTTGTATAATCCAGCTGAGTCAAGAACCAGCAGATATCTCTCCTGCAGTCATGAGCTATGTAGTTTGCGTTCAAGTTGTGGCAACTTAAAGCAGCATTGCCCGTACAATATCAAATACTACTCAGAAAATACATCCAGTTCGGGCTTGTTGGTTGAGGATATATTGCACTTGGCATCCACTGAGGATCGTGCATCTGTTCAGGCTTCAGTCATCATTGG TTGTGGTAGGAAACAGAGTGGTGGTTATCTGGATGGAATTGCTCCTGATGGCCTTCTTGGTTTGGGATTTGGAGACATTTCGGTTCCAAGCTTCCTTGCAAGAAATGGATTGATACAAAATTCTTTCTCATTGTGCTTTCGAGATGATAATTCTGGGAGACTTTTATTTGGAGATGAAGGTCTATCCAGCCAGCAGTCTACACCATTTGTTCCTTTGGATGGAAAATA CATCACTTATATCATTGCGGTGGAGAGTTTGTGTATTGGATCTCAATGTCCTGGGAAAACTAGCTTTCATGCACTAGTTGACAGTGGGTCGTCTTTCACGTTTCTTCCTGATAACGTTTATAAGAGAGTCACTATGGAG TTTGACACACAAGTTAATGTTTCAAGGCTCGCAACTGATAATGAATCTCCATGGGAATACTGTTATGAAGCCAG CCCTCTTGGGATGCCTGCTGTGCCAACAGTTAAATTGATATTTGGTGGAAACAAGAGCTTCACAGCTGTGAATCCTATTTTTCTTGTCTACGATAATGAG GGAGAACTTACTGCATTTTGCTTAGCTCTACAGTCATCTCAAGAAACTCTTGGCACAATAGGGC AGAATTTTATGACAGGATATCATATGGTCTTTGATAGAGAGAATTTGAAGCTGGGATGGTCCCAATCAGATT GTCGTGATCTCGACAACACCAGGAGAATGCCTCTGAGTTCGCCACCACATAACAGGCCTGAGAATCCACTGCCAACAAACGAGCAACATAGCTCTCCCAACACCCATGCTGTATCACCTGTGGTCGCCGGACGGGCTCCCCTTGCTAACTCTACGTCAGTTTCCAAATTGATTGATGCCTGGTACTGTTTGTTGTTGCTCCTCACTCAACTTGCTGTATTTGCCATTGGGTGA
- the LOC135612902 gene encoding uncharacterized protein LOC135612902 isoform X3, with product MADWSDRDIEDTVFGKVGENHDYRVAYQGSRLVEEPLAVDDFLVAGNSAGSSKTKGVPWNGQMPDNCFKQYNIGSESNTCSTSNPIRANMGAAEEANICQFLFDNNASANSKLTFLENDNVQENDLLYYDWSDMSNFEDIDTMFRNCDPTFGQSSNTDGLSWISSSSNGIFGPDDNFTSGFEASTSEFREFNDASTYCANIRSLPGGSTLEVNDHNQSCLTHRSCQLDTRTKQAFDGGGNGETNSALTEFANVNNLGECEPHLNIQMQQIYGQYLSEVEGKGLEPCPSQLLPKENFFMKSDSSCMHVLKPDSHIEDKLLYQDLLLSTTSSGITESTQNSSSSFKISANVISDTSHGMGNLQDLSKDPVMQLKEMVEKPTTGPSELASLIDKQHDNFEQEIGSERGNVSLELYTTDMDSTVGKSSSMPLVVSDDISGKAISFHQFQDVIGQLNLRTKLCIRDSLYRLARSAEQRHSFAAANHEHLERTRGVNGTGRSRKTTAYMDIETDTNPIDRSVAHLLFHRSLGGATRSADDSLSLESHMMA from the exons ATGGCAGATTGGAGCGATCGCGAC ATTGAAGACACTGTTTTTGGTAAAGTTGGTGAAAACCATGACTATAGAGTGGCCTACCAAGGCAGTAGACTGGTGGAAGAGCCTCTAGCTGTAGATGATTTCCTTGTTGCTGGAAACAGTGCAGGCAGCTCCAAGACTAAAGGTGTTCCTTGGAATGGTCAAATGCCTGACAACTGCTTCAAACAATATAACATAGGTTCAGAAAGCAACACATGCAGCACAAGCAATCCTATTCGTGCAAATATGGGTGCTGCAGAGGAGGCCAACATCTGCCAATTTTTATTTGATAATAATGCTTCAGCTAATTCTAAACTCACTTTTTTGGAGAATGATAATGTTCAAGAAAATGATCTTCTGTATTATGACTGGTCTGATATGAGCAATTTTGAGGACATCGATACAATGTTCAG AAACTGTGATCCTACGTTTGGGCAATCAAGCAATACAGATGGGCTGTCATGGATTTCATCTTCTTCAAATGGAATTTTTGGTCCAGACGATAATTTCACTTCAGGCTTTGAAGCTTCTACTTCAGAGTTCAGAGAATTTAATGATGCATCAACATATTGTGCAAACATCAGATCCTTGCCTGGAGGCAGTACATTGGAGGTTAATGACCATAATCAATCATGTCTAACCCACCGTTCCTGCCAGTTGGATACAAGAACAAAACAG GCATTTGATGGTGGTGGAAACGGTGAGACAAATTCAGCTCTTACAGAATTTGCCAACGTGAATAACTTGGGTGAATGTGAG CCACATCTCAATATCCAAATGCAGCAGATTTATGGGCAATACTTATCTGAAGTAGAGGGAAAAG GCCTTGAACCTTGCCCTTCTCAGCTGCTTCCAAAGGAAAACTTTTTTATGAAATCTGACTCGAGTTGTATGCATGTCCTCAAACCTGATTCTCATATTGAGGATAAACTTCTGTACCAGGATCTTTTGTTGTCAACGACATCAAGTGGTATAACTGAAAGCACACAaaattcttcctcttccttcaaaATCTCAGCTAATGTTATAAGTGATACTTCCCATGGCATGGGAAATTTACAAGATTTGTCAAAGGATCCAGTCATGCAGCTGAAAGAAATGGTAGAAAAACCAACCACAGGACCATCTGAGCTGGCTAGCTTAATTGATAAGCAGCATGATAATTTTGAACAAGAAATTGGTAGTGAGAGAGGGAACGTCAGTTTAGAGCTATACACAACTGATATGGACTCTACAGTGGGGAAAAGCTCATCGATGCCATTGGTTGTGTCTGATGATATTTCTGGCAAAGCTATTAGCTTTCATCAGTTTCAGGATGTCATAGGTCAG TTGAATCTTAGAACGAAACTATGTATAAGAGACAGTTTATACCGATTGGCTAGGAGTGCAGAACAGAGACACAGTTTTGCTGCTGCAAACCATGAACACCTAGAGCGTACAAGAGGAGTGAATGGTACAGGAAGATCAAGAAA AACCACAGCGTATATGGACATAGAGACTGATACAAATCCCATTGATCGGTCTGTGGCACACTTGCTTTTCCATAGatcgctgggtggtgcaaccagatCTGCTGATGACTCTTTGTCGCTCGAGTCTCACATGATG GCTTGA
- the LOC135612902 gene encoding uncharacterized protein LOC135612902 isoform X2 — protein sequence MADWSDRDIEDTVFGKVGENHDYRVAYQGSRLVEEPLAVDDFLVAGNSAGSSKTKGVPWNGQMPDNCFKQYNIGSESNTCSTSNPIRANMGAAEEANICQFLFDNNASANSKLTFLENDNVQENDLLYYDWSDMSNFEDIDTMFRNCDPTFGQSSNTDGLSWISSSSNGIFGPDDNFTSGFEASTSEFREFNDASTYCANIRSLPGGSTLEVNDHNQSCLTHRSCQLDTRTKQAFDGGGNGETNSALTEFANVNNLGECEPHLNIQMQQIYGQYLSEVEGKGLEPCPSQLLPKENFFMKSDSSCMHVLKPDSHIEDKLLYQDLLLSTTSSGITESTQNSSSSFKISANVISDTSHGMGNLQDLSKDPVMQLKEMVEKPTTGPSELASLIDKQHDNFEQEIGSERGNVSLELYTTDMDSTVGKSSSMPLVVSDDISGKAISFHQFQDVIGQLNLRTKLCIRDSLYRLARSAEQRHSFAAANHEHLERTRGVNGTGRSRNRTTAYMDIETDTNPIDRSVAHLLFHRSLGGATRSADDSLSLESHMMA from the exons ATGGCAGATTGGAGCGATCGCGAC ATTGAAGACACTGTTTTTGGTAAAGTTGGTGAAAACCATGACTATAGAGTGGCCTACCAAGGCAGTAGACTGGTGGAAGAGCCTCTAGCTGTAGATGATTTCCTTGTTGCTGGAAACAGTGCAGGCAGCTCCAAGACTAAAGGTGTTCCTTGGAATGGTCAAATGCCTGACAACTGCTTCAAACAATATAACATAGGTTCAGAAAGCAACACATGCAGCACAAGCAATCCTATTCGTGCAAATATGGGTGCTGCAGAGGAGGCCAACATCTGCCAATTTTTATTTGATAATAATGCTTCAGCTAATTCTAAACTCACTTTTTTGGAGAATGATAATGTTCAAGAAAATGATCTTCTGTATTATGACTGGTCTGATATGAGCAATTTTGAGGACATCGATACAATGTTCAG AAACTGTGATCCTACGTTTGGGCAATCAAGCAATACAGATGGGCTGTCATGGATTTCATCTTCTTCAAATGGAATTTTTGGTCCAGACGATAATTTCACTTCAGGCTTTGAAGCTTCTACTTCAGAGTTCAGAGAATTTAATGATGCATCAACATATTGTGCAAACATCAGATCCTTGCCTGGAGGCAGTACATTGGAGGTTAATGACCATAATCAATCATGTCTAACCCACCGTTCCTGCCAGTTGGATACAAGAACAAAACAG GCATTTGATGGTGGTGGAAACGGTGAGACAAATTCAGCTCTTACAGAATTTGCCAACGTGAATAACTTGGGTGAATGTGAG CCACATCTCAATATCCAAATGCAGCAGATTTATGGGCAATACTTATCTGAAGTAGAGGGAAAAG GCCTTGAACCTTGCCCTTCTCAGCTGCTTCCAAAGGAAAACTTTTTTATGAAATCTGACTCGAGTTGTATGCATGTCCTCAAACCTGATTCTCATATTGAGGATAAACTTCTGTACCAGGATCTTTTGTTGTCAACGACATCAAGTGGTATAACTGAAAGCACACAaaattcttcctcttccttcaaaATCTCAGCTAATGTTATAAGTGATACTTCCCATGGCATGGGAAATTTACAAGATTTGTCAAAGGATCCAGTCATGCAGCTGAAAGAAATGGTAGAAAAACCAACCACAGGACCATCTGAGCTGGCTAGCTTAATTGATAAGCAGCATGATAATTTTGAACAAGAAATTGGTAGTGAGAGAGGGAACGTCAGTTTAGAGCTATACACAACTGATATGGACTCTACAGTGGGGAAAAGCTCATCGATGCCATTGGTTGTGTCTGATGATATTTCTGGCAAAGCTATTAGCTTTCATCAGTTTCAGGATGTCATAGGTCAG TTGAATCTTAGAACGAAACTATGTATAAGAGACAGTTTATACCGATTGGCTAGGAGTGCAGAACAGAGACACAGTTTTGCTGCTGCAAACCATGAACACCTAGAGCGTACAAGAGGAGTGAATGGTACAGGAAGATCAAGAAA CAGAACCACAGCGTATATGGACATAGAGACTGATACAAATCCCATTGATCGGTCTGTGGCACACTTGCTTTTCCATAGatcgctgggtggtgcaaccagatCTGCTGATGACTCTTTGTCGCTCGAGTCTCACATGATG GCTTGA
- the LOC135612902 gene encoding uncharacterized protein LOC135612902 isoform X1, with amino-acid sequence MADWSDRDIEDTVFGKVGENHDYRVAYQGSRLVEEPLAVDDFLVAGNSAGSSKTKGVPWNGQMPDNCFKQYNIGSESNTCSTSNPIRANMGAAEEANICQFLFDNNASANSKLTFLENDNVQENDLLYYDWSDMSNFEDIDTMFRNCDPTFGQSSNTDGLSWISSSSNGIFGPDDNFTSGFEASTSEFREFNDASTYCANIRSLPGGSTLEVNDHNQSCLTHRSCQLDTRTKQLSKQAFDGGGNGETNSALTEFANVNNLGECEPHLNIQMQQIYGQYLSEVEGKGLEPCPSQLLPKENFFMKSDSSCMHVLKPDSHIEDKLLYQDLLLSTTSSGITESTQNSSSSFKISANVISDTSHGMGNLQDLSKDPVMQLKEMVEKPTTGPSELASLIDKQHDNFEQEIGSERGNVSLELYTTDMDSTVGKSSSMPLVVSDDISGKAISFHQFQDVIGQLNLRTKLCIRDSLYRLARSAEQRHSFAAANHEHLERTRGVNGTGRSRNRTTAYMDIETDTNPIDRSVAHLLFHRSLGGATRSADDSLSLESHMMA; translated from the exons ATGGCAGATTGGAGCGATCGCGAC ATTGAAGACACTGTTTTTGGTAAAGTTGGTGAAAACCATGACTATAGAGTGGCCTACCAAGGCAGTAGACTGGTGGAAGAGCCTCTAGCTGTAGATGATTTCCTTGTTGCTGGAAACAGTGCAGGCAGCTCCAAGACTAAAGGTGTTCCTTGGAATGGTCAAATGCCTGACAACTGCTTCAAACAATATAACATAGGTTCAGAAAGCAACACATGCAGCACAAGCAATCCTATTCGTGCAAATATGGGTGCTGCAGAGGAGGCCAACATCTGCCAATTTTTATTTGATAATAATGCTTCAGCTAATTCTAAACTCACTTTTTTGGAGAATGATAATGTTCAAGAAAATGATCTTCTGTATTATGACTGGTCTGATATGAGCAATTTTGAGGACATCGATACAATGTTCAG AAACTGTGATCCTACGTTTGGGCAATCAAGCAATACAGATGGGCTGTCATGGATTTCATCTTCTTCAAATGGAATTTTTGGTCCAGACGATAATTTCACTTCAGGCTTTGAAGCTTCTACTTCAGAGTTCAGAGAATTTAATGATGCATCAACATATTGTGCAAACATCAGATCCTTGCCTGGAGGCAGTACATTGGAGGTTAATGACCATAATCAATCATGTCTAACCCACCGTTCCTGCCAGTTGGATACAAGAACAAAACAG ttATCCAAGCAGGCATTTGATGGTGGTGGAAACGGTGAGACAAATTCAGCTCTTACAGAATTTGCCAACGTGAATAACTTGGGTGAATGTGAG CCACATCTCAATATCCAAATGCAGCAGATTTATGGGCAATACTTATCTGAAGTAGAGGGAAAAG GCCTTGAACCTTGCCCTTCTCAGCTGCTTCCAAAGGAAAACTTTTTTATGAAATCTGACTCGAGTTGTATGCATGTCCTCAAACCTGATTCTCATATTGAGGATAAACTTCTGTACCAGGATCTTTTGTTGTCAACGACATCAAGTGGTATAACTGAAAGCACACAaaattcttcctcttccttcaaaATCTCAGCTAATGTTATAAGTGATACTTCCCATGGCATGGGAAATTTACAAGATTTGTCAAAGGATCCAGTCATGCAGCTGAAAGAAATGGTAGAAAAACCAACCACAGGACCATCTGAGCTGGCTAGCTTAATTGATAAGCAGCATGATAATTTTGAACAAGAAATTGGTAGTGAGAGAGGGAACGTCAGTTTAGAGCTATACACAACTGATATGGACTCTACAGTGGGGAAAAGCTCATCGATGCCATTGGTTGTGTCTGATGATATTTCTGGCAAAGCTATTAGCTTTCATCAGTTTCAGGATGTCATAGGTCAG TTGAATCTTAGAACGAAACTATGTATAAGAGACAGTTTATACCGATTGGCTAGGAGTGCAGAACAGAGACACAGTTTTGCTGCTGCAAACCATGAACACCTAGAGCGTACAAGAGGAGTGAATGGTACAGGAAGATCAAGAAA CAGAACCACAGCGTATATGGACATAGAGACTGATACAAATCCCATTGATCGGTCTGTGGCACACTTGCTTTTCCATAGatcgctgggtggtgcaaccagatCTGCTGATGACTCTTTGTCGCTCGAGTCTCACATGATG GCTTGA
- the LOC135612902 gene encoding uncharacterized protein LOC135612902 isoform X4 produces the protein MADWSDRDIEDTVFGKVGENHDYRVAYQGSRLVEEPLAVDDFLVAGNSAGSSKTKGVPWNGQMPDNCFKQYNIGSESNTCSTSNPIRANMGAAEEANICQFLFDNNASANSKLTFLENDNVQENDLLYYDWSDMSNFEDIDTMFRNCDPTFGQSSNTDGLSWISSSSNGIFGPDDNFTSGFEASTSEFREFNDASTYCANIRSLPGGSTLEVNDHNQSCLTHRSCQLDTRTKQLSKQAFDGGGNGETNSALTEFANVNNLGECEPHLNIQMQQIYGQYLSEVEGKGLEPCPSQLLPKENFFMKSDSSCMHVLKPDSHIEDKLLYQDLLLSTTSSGITESTQNSSSSFKISANVISDTSHGMGNLQDLSKDPVMQLKEMVEKPTTGPSELASLIDKQHDNFEQEIGSERGNVSLELYTTDMDSTVGKSSSMPLVVSDDISGKAISFHQFQDVIVES, from the exons ATGGCAGATTGGAGCGATCGCGAC ATTGAAGACACTGTTTTTGGTAAAGTTGGTGAAAACCATGACTATAGAGTGGCCTACCAAGGCAGTAGACTGGTGGAAGAGCCTCTAGCTGTAGATGATTTCCTTGTTGCTGGAAACAGTGCAGGCAGCTCCAAGACTAAAGGTGTTCCTTGGAATGGTCAAATGCCTGACAACTGCTTCAAACAATATAACATAGGTTCAGAAAGCAACACATGCAGCACAAGCAATCCTATTCGTGCAAATATGGGTGCTGCAGAGGAGGCCAACATCTGCCAATTTTTATTTGATAATAATGCTTCAGCTAATTCTAAACTCACTTTTTTGGAGAATGATAATGTTCAAGAAAATGATCTTCTGTATTATGACTGGTCTGATATGAGCAATTTTGAGGACATCGATACAATGTTCAG AAACTGTGATCCTACGTTTGGGCAATCAAGCAATACAGATGGGCTGTCATGGATTTCATCTTCTTCAAATGGAATTTTTGGTCCAGACGATAATTTCACTTCAGGCTTTGAAGCTTCTACTTCAGAGTTCAGAGAATTTAATGATGCATCAACATATTGTGCAAACATCAGATCCTTGCCTGGAGGCAGTACATTGGAGGTTAATGACCATAATCAATCATGTCTAACCCACCGTTCCTGCCAGTTGGATACAAGAACAAAACAG ttATCCAAGCAGGCATTTGATGGTGGTGGAAACGGTGAGACAAATTCAGCTCTTACAGAATTTGCCAACGTGAATAACTTGGGTGAATGTGAG CCACATCTCAATATCCAAATGCAGCAGATTTATGGGCAATACTTATCTGAAGTAGAGGGAAAAG GCCTTGAACCTTGCCCTTCTCAGCTGCTTCCAAAGGAAAACTTTTTTATGAAATCTGACTCGAGTTGTATGCATGTCCTCAAACCTGATTCTCATATTGAGGATAAACTTCTGTACCAGGATCTTTTGTTGTCAACGACATCAAGTGGTATAACTGAAAGCACACAaaattcttcctcttccttcaaaATCTCAGCTAATGTTATAAGTGATACTTCCCATGGCATGGGAAATTTACAAGATTTGTCAAAGGATCCAGTCATGCAGCTGAAAGAAATGGTAGAAAAACCAACCACAGGACCATCTGAGCTGGCTAGCTTAATTGATAAGCAGCATGATAATTTTGAACAAGAAATTGGTAGTGAGAGAGGGAACGTCAGTTTAGAGCTATACACAACTGATATGGACTCTACAGTGGGGAAAAGCTCATCGATGCCATTGGTTGTGTCTGATGATATTTCTGGCAAAGCTATTAGCTTTCATCAGTTTCAGGATGTCATAG TTGAATCTTAG
- the LOC103985890 gene encoding DIS3-like exonuclease 2: MMSCNPSERPIIRSSRRRGAVIGLLALNPWFPEGEEYGRELDYVQLMPTNSKLPMMVITVESLPGCAKERLINGDVSIERELVAARIEEWKEGSVCPKAQVIRMLGRAEEIRPQISAVLFEHAIRAADFSPESLSCLPEAPWKIPTEEYETRKDLRNTCTFTIDPASATDLDDAISIEKVSEKVFRIGVHIADVSRFVLPDTALDREARIRSTSVYIPHHKLPMLPPELSEEACSLVPGEDRLAFSITWDIDDTGNITGRWIGRSVIHSCCKLSYDDAQDIIEGGFEVDVSGKTVPKLHGQFELKDVVDSLRSLHGITKKMREIRLRNGAFWIETPKLVFLLDESGNPYDSLLGVRKESSYLVEELMMLANRSVAEVISKAFPDCALLRRHAEPMSMKLKEFQEFCRKRGLELDASSSGKLQLALPKMRQKLKNDPVLLQILLARAARTMQLAVYFCTGDLRGREDEWAHYGLSIPLYTHFTSPLRRYPDIIVHRTLAAVVEAEEAYAEKRLSCAASDSGDGIDNGCFTGLYFDKEVAESEEGKEALLSAAMRCGVPASEVVSEVAAYCNERKRSSKHVEQSVENIYLWALLKNKKVMFSDARVLRVGSTFMTVYINKFAIERRIYFGEVEGLTIEWSKTTGTLVLNALKTKPSQRSYLSEKRRVIEDVVLMMSHCQIVTPEDQNEYISTAPSCCNKEGNVTATAPLCFPLVIQVLSTIPMAVHAVGGRKGRVHIVARLYMH, from the exons ATGATGAGTTGCAATCCATCTGAGCGTCCTATCATCAGAAGCTCTCGTCGTCGTGGAGCAGTGATTGGTCTTCTTGCTTTGAATCCATGGTTTCCTGAAGGAGAAGAATATGGAAGAGAGTTGGATTACGTACAGCTGATGCCTACAAATTCCAAATTGCCAATGATGGTAATCACCGTGGAAAGTCTTCCAGGTTGTGCAAAGGAAAGGCTCATCAATGGCGACGTATCAATCGAAAGGGAATTGGTAGCTGCTCGAATAGAGGAGTGGAAGGAAGGAAGTGTCTGCCCCAAAGCACAGGTTATCCGCATGTTGGGGCGAGCGGAGGAAATTCGGCCACAGATCAGTGCTGTATTGTTTGAGCATGCAATCAGAGCTGCAGACTTCTCTCCGGAGTCTTTGTCTTGTCTTCCAGAAGCACCGTGGAAGATCCCTACGGAGGAATATGAGACCAGAAAGGACCTTAGAAACACTTGCACCTTCACAATCGATCCTGCATCTGCTACCGACCTCGATGATGCAATATCTATCGAAAAGGTATCCGAAAAAGTATTCCGAATCGGTGTCCACATCGCTGATGTTTCAAGGTTTGTTCTTCCAGACACAGCATTAGATAGAGAAGCCCGAATTCGATCCACCAGTGTGTACATACCGCATCACAAGCTGCCAATGTTGCCTCCAGAGCTTTCTGAGGAAGCGTGTTCGCTTGTACCAGGTGAGGATAGGCTTGCCTTCTCCATCACTTGGGACATTGATGACACCGGAAACATCACCGGGCGGTGGATCGGCCGATCTGTGATCCATTCATGCTGCAAGCTATCATACGATGATGCGCAGGACATCATCGAGGGAGGATTTGAGGTTGATGTTTCAGGGAAAACGGTACCTAAATTGCATGGGCAGTTTGAGTTAAAGGATGTTGTTGATTCTCTTAGAAGCCTGCATGGGATCACCAAGAAGATGAGGGAGATCAGATTAAGAAATGGAGCATTTTGGATTGAGACTCCTAAGCTTGTCTTCTTGTTGGATGAGAGTGGGAATCCATATGACAGCTTACTTGGTGTGAGGAAGGAGTCAAGTTATCTTGTTGAGGAGTTGATGATGTTGGCAAATAGATCAGTTGCAGAGGTCATATCCAAGGCTTTTCCAGACTGTGCTCTACTTCGCAGGCATGCTGAGCCTATGTCGATGAAGCTCAAAGAGTTCCAAGAATTTTGTAGGAAACGTGGACTCGAGTTGGATGCTTCGTCATCCGGCAAACTTCAGCTCGCACTACCCAAGATGAGACAGAAACTGAAGAATGATCCTGTGTTGCTTCAAATTCTTTTGGCACGTGCTGCAAGGACAATGCAATTAGCAGTCTATTTTTGCACAGGAGATTTGAGAGGCAGAGAAGATGAGTGGGCTCATTATGGACTGTCAATCCCACTCTACACACATTTCACTTCTCCATTGAGAAGATATCCTGACATTATTGTACATAGAACATTGGCTGCAGTGGTTGAAGCCGAAGAGGCTTATGCGGAGAAAAGGCTGAGTTGTGCTGCATCTGATTCAGGTGATGGGATTGACAATGGCTGTTTTACTGGTCTTTATTTTGATAAGGAGGTTGCAGAATCTGAGGAAGGTAAAGAAGCATTGTTGTCTGCTGCTATGAGATGTGGAGTTCCTGCATCTGAAGTGGTATCTGAAGTTGCTGCATATTGCAACGAAAGAAAAAGATCTAGCAAGCATGTTGAGCAATCcgtagaaaatatttatctctgGGCTTTGCTGAAGAACAAGAag GTGATGTTTTCCGATGCCAGGGTTCTAAGAGTAGGATCAACTTTCATGACAGTCTACATAAACAAATTTGCT ATCGAGAGAAGGATATATTTTGGTGAAGTTGAAGGATTGACTATCGAATGGAGTAAAACTACTGGTACATTGGTTCTTAATGCACTGAAGACTAAACCCTCACAGAGAAGTTATCTTTCTGAGAAGCGTCGCGTGATTGAAGATGTAGTGTTGATGATGAGCCACTGCCAAATAGTTACACCCGAAGATCAAAATGAATACATCTCTACCGCTCCGAGTTGTTGTAATAAAGAAGGCAATGTAACTGCGACTGCTCCCCTATGCTTTCCTTTGGTGATTCAAGTTTTATCCACCATTCCTATGGCTGTTCATGCTGTTGGAGGAAGAAAAGGTCGTGTACACATCGTGGCAAGACTATATATGCACTGA